A genomic window from Oculatellaceae cyanobacterium includes:
- the psbE gene encoding cytochrome b559 subunit alpha, with the protein MAGTTGERPFGDIITSIRYWVIHSITIPALFIAGWLFVSTGLAYDAFGTPRPNEYFTQQRQEVPIVSDRFESKQEIDKFLK; encoded by the coding sequence ATGGCAGGAACAACTGGAGAACGCCCTTTTGGCGATATTATTACTAGCATTCGTTACTGGGTGATTCACAGCATCACCATTCCAGCATTATTTATTGCAGGCTGGCTATTTGTTAGCACAGGTCTGGCATACGATGCTTTTGGGACACCCCGCCCGAATGAGTATTTCACGCAACAGCGTCAAGAAGTACCGATTGTCTCAGACCGCTTTGAATCTAAGCAAGAAATTGATAAATTTCTTAAGTAA
- the psbF gene encoding cytochrome b559 subunit beta has product MTTNTPNQPVSYPIFTVRWLAVHTLAVPTVFFLGAIAAMQFIQK; this is encoded by the coding sequence ATGACGACAAATACTCCAAATCAACCAGTTTCTTATCCCATTTTTACGGTTAGATGGCTTGCTGTTCATACTTTGGCAGTGCCAACCGTTTTCTTCTTGGGTGCGATCGCCGCTATGCAATTTATTCAAAAATAG
- a CDS encoding photosystem II reaction center protein L — protein MPDRSPNPNNQPVELNRTSLYLGLLLVFVLGILFSSYFFN, from the coding sequence ATGCCAGACCGCAGTCCCAATCCAAATAATCAACCAGTTGAATTAAACAGGACTTCCCTATATTTGGGATTACTTTTGGTTTTTGTGCTTGGTATCCTGTTTTCCAGTTATTTCTTCAACTAA
- a CDS encoding photosystem II reaction center protein J, whose translation MSGSGKIPLWIVATVAGTGVLVVLGLFFYGSYAGVGSAM comes from the coding sequence ATGTCTGGGAGCGGAAAAATTCCTTTGTGGATTGTCGCTACTGTTGCTGGTACAGGTGTACTTGTGGTTCTTGGTCTGTTCTTTTATGGTTCCTATGCAGGTGTAGGTTCCGCTATGTAG
- the psaI gene encoding photosystem I reaction center subunit VIII, which translates to MAASFLPSLLVPAVGLVFPALTMAFLFLYIEREDPTGI; encoded by the coding sequence ATGGCAGCTTCATTTTTGCCTTCACTTCTAGTACCTGCGGTGGGTTTGGTCTTTCCTGCGTTAACAATGGCTTTCTTATTCCTGTACATTGAACGCGAAGACCCCACAGGCATTTAG
- the mnmE gene encoding tRNA uridine-5-carboxymethylaminomethyl(34) synthesis GTPase MnmE, translating to MFVQGETIAAIATAVVPQQGSVGIVRVSGAEAITIAHAIFHAPGNQPWESHRILYGNVLDPQTKQLVDEALLLIMQAPRSYTREDVVEFHCHGGIMPVQQVLQLCLEQGARLATPGEFTLRAFLNGRLDLTQAESIADLVGSQSPAASQAALAGLQGKLAQPIRRLRMEALDILAEIEARIDFEEDLPPLDEQAITAQIEDILAEVSLILATADQGELLRSGLKVAIVGRPNVGKSSLLNAWSRSDRAIVTDLPGTTRDVVESQLVVKGIPVQVLDTAGIRETVDVVEKIGVERSRLTAQAADLVILTIDAQAGWTSGDQQIYDQVQQRPVILVINKIDLVENISQLSLPTEIKQIVYTAAAHNQGIDTLENAIINAVQSGNLQAANLDIAINQRQAAALTRTKISLEQVQATIANQLPLDFWTIDLRGAIQALGEITGEEVTESVLDKIFSRFCIGK from the coding sequence ATGTTTGTGCAGGGTGAAACTATAGCGGCGATCGCAACGGCTGTTGTACCGCAACAAGGTAGTGTGGGAATTGTGCGGGTATCTGGTGCAGAGGCGATCACCATCGCTCATGCTATTTTTCATGCGCCTGGAAATCAACCTTGGGAAAGCCACCGCATCCTTTATGGAAATGTGCTAGATCCACAGACAAAGCAGTTGGTGGATGAAGCGTTGTTGTTAATTATGCAAGCACCGCGCTCATATACCCGTGAGGATGTTGTAGAGTTCCATTGTCACGGTGGGATTATGCCTGTACAGCAGGTGTTGCAATTATGCTTAGAACAAGGTGCAAGATTAGCAACACCAGGAGAATTTACGCTGCGGGCGTTTCTCAATGGACGTTTAGATTTAACTCAAGCAGAAAGTATTGCTGATTTGGTAGGGTCGCAAAGTCCAGCAGCATCGCAAGCGGCGCTTGCAGGTTTGCAGGGAAAATTAGCTCAACCAATTCGGCGCTTAAGGATGGAAGCTTTGGATATTTTGGCAGAAATTGAAGCCAGAATTGATTTTGAGGAAGATTTACCACCTTTAGATGAGCAAGCAATTACAGCCCAAATTGAAGATATTTTGGCAGAAGTAAGTTTAATTTTGGCAACAGCAGATCAAGGGGAATTGCTACGCAGTGGTTTAAAAGTGGCGATAGTTGGTCGTCCGAATGTGGGAAAATCAAGTTTATTAAATGCTTGGAGTCGTAGCGATCGCGCAATTGTAACTGATCTTCCTGGTACTACCCGCGATGTGGTGGAATCTCAGTTAGTAGTTAAAGGTATCCCTGTGCAAGTTTTGGATACTGCTGGGATTCGGGAAACTGTGGATGTGGTGGAAAAAATCGGAGTAGAGCGATCGCGTTTAACCGCCCAAGCAGCAGATTTAGTCATACTTACGATAGATGCACAAGCTGGTTGGACAAGTGGCGATCAACAGATTTATGACCAAGTACAGCAACGTCCTGTAATCTTAGTAATTAATAAAATTGACTTGGTAGAAAATATTAGTCAATTGTCTTTACCAACTGAAATTAAGCAGATTGTCTATACTGCTGCTGCTCATAATCAAGGTATTGATACTTTAGAAAATGCCATTATTAATGCTGTACAAAGTGGTAATCTGCAAGCAGCTAATTTAGATATTGCCATTAACCAAAGGCAAGCGGCGGCTTTAACACGGACTAAGATATCTTTAGAGCAAGTACAAGCAACAATTGCTAATCAATTGCCTCTCGACTTTTGGACGATTGATCTACGGGGTGCAATTCAAGCTTTAGGAG